From Geovibrio ferrireducens, one genomic window encodes:
- the fliI gene encoding flagellar protein export ATPase FliI: MKNLNRLRQINAKEEIVISGRVTKIIGLTIEADGPLLGIGTRCAIEGSDGRTVLSEIIGFNDNRIILMPYGDSEGIAPGSRVHNTALGNTVKVSENMLGRILNGLGEPIDGKGPIQDYELVKVYSSPPLPLEREIIRESISTGVKAIDALMTCGSGQRVGIFAGSGVGKSVLLGMIARNTEADVNVIALIGERGREVREFVERDLGPEGLARSVVIVATSDQSALVRKLGAFVATAVAEYFRAKGKNVMFMMDSVTRFAMAQREIGLTVGEPPTSKGYTPSVFALLPKLLERAGTKRGEGAVTGLYTVLVEGDDMNDPIADSVRSIIDGHIVLDRLLAARNHYPAIDILMSASRLMKEIITKEDFASAGRFRDLLSAYREAEDLINIGAYVRGSNPRIDEAIAKINRINEFLRQGIDENFTLEEARTKLNEITAG; encoded by the coding sequence ATGAAGAACTTGAATCGACTCAGACAGATAAACGCTAAAGAAGAGATAGTAATCTCCGGCAGGGTAACAAAGATAATCGGTCTCACCATAGAGGCTGACGGACCCCTGCTGGGAATCGGAACCAGATGCGCCATAGAGGGCAGCGACGGCAGAACGGTTCTCTCTGAAATAATCGGCTTTAATGATAACAGAATAATTCTGATGCCCTACGGCGACAGCGAAGGAATAGCCCCCGGAAGCAGGGTGCACAACACTGCACTGGGAAACACCGTCAAGGTTTCCGAAAATATGCTGGGGCGTATTCTTAACGGCCTCGGTGAACCCATAGACGGCAAAGGCCCGATACAGGATTACGAACTGGTCAAGGTCTACTCCTCTCCGCCGCTGCCGCTGGAAAGGGAAATCATACGCGAATCAATCTCCACCGGAGTTAAGGCGATAGACGCACTCATGACCTGCGGCTCAGGGCAGAGGGTGGGCATATTTGCCGGTTCCGGCGTTGGTAAGTCGGTTCTTCTCGGCATGATAGCCAGAAATACCGAGGCGGATGTGAACGTGATAGCGCTCATAGGCGAACGCGGCAGAGAGGTACGCGAGTTTGTGGAGCGGGATCTGGGGCCTGAGGGTCTGGCGAGAAGCGTTGTAATAGTCGCCACCAGTGATCAGTCCGCCCTTGTGCGTAAGCTGGGCGCATTTGTTGCCACTGCCGTTGCGGAGTATTTCAGGGCAAAGGGCAAAAATGTCATGTTCATGATGGACTCTGTGACAAGGTTCGCAATGGCGCAGAGGGAAATAGGCCTCACCGTGGGTGAGCCGCCCACCTCAAAAGGGTACACGCCCTCAGTCTTCGCTCTATTGCCCAAACTTCTGGAAAGAGCAGGCACAAAGAGAGGCGAAGGGGCTGTCACCGGGCTTTACACAGTCCTTGTGGAAGGGGACGACATGAACGACCCCATCGCGGATTCAGTGCGTTCAATAATAGACGGCCACATAGTGCTGGACAGGCTGCTCGCAGCCCGCAACCATTACCCCGCTATAGACATCCTCATGAGCGCCAGCAGACTCATGAAGGAGATAATAACGAAAGAAGACTTCGCCTCCGCAGGGCGTTTCCGCGACCTGCTCAGCGCATACCGCGAGGCGGAAGACCTAATCAACATCGGAGCTTATGTCAGGGGCAGCAACCCCAGAATTGACGAAGCCATAGCGAAGATAAACCGCATAAACGAATTCCTCCGTCAGGGGATAGACGAAAACTTCACCCTTGAAGAGGCGCGGACAAAGCTTAATGAAATAACGGCGGGATGA
- a CDS encoding peptidase U32 family protein — MSVELLSPAGNFEKLKYAVRYGADAVYLAGTGYGLRAKAGNFGMDDLGEALSFLHSQGKKGYVTVNAYLRNAEFDGLREYLYNLESVRPDAMIVSDPGVFKVIRDMKLKTPVHISTQSNVTNLAAVDFWAELGAERVILARELSAEEIAYICKNAKAEIEVFVHGAMCISMSGRCLISNYMTGRDANAGMCTHPCRWKYSLVEETRPGEYFPVVEDERGTYFYNSKDLCLIEYIGELVKAGVKSIKIEGRMKSVMYVALVTGAYRQALDWAMADPDSYEAREEWVRMLKSVTHRSYTAGFYKGDTDSSSMNYANANYIQESEFLGSVENGEMLAKNKFLAGEELEFVTPFLEVLPYKVTNLTDEQGAPVEGTRPNYRYSMELPDELPDGSILRRWKV, encoded by the coding sequence ATGTCAGTTGAACTTTTAAGCCCTGCGGGGAATTTTGAAAAATTAAAATATGCTGTCCGTTACGGTGCTGATGCGGTGTATCTCGCCGGGACGGGTTACGGTCTGCGCGCCAAGGCGGGCAATTTCGGCATGGACGATTTGGGTGAGGCTCTGAGTTTTCTGCACAGTCAGGGTAAGAAGGGTTATGTCACTGTTAACGCTTATCTTCGTAATGCCGAGTTTGACGGTTTGAGGGAGTATTTATACAACCTTGAGTCTGTGAGGCCGGATGCTATGATAGTGTCTGATCCGGGTGTGTTTAAGGTTATCAGGGACATGAAGCTTAAGACCCCTGTGCATATCAGTACGCAGTCAAATGTGACGAACCTTGCCGCTGTGGATTTCTGGGCGGAGCTTGGCGCGGAGAGGGTTATCCTTGCCCGTGAGCTTTCCGCTGAGGAGATAGCGTATATCTGTAAAAATGCCAAGGCAGAGATAGAGGTTTTTGTGCACGGAGCTATGTGCATATCCATGTCCGGCAGATGTCTGATAAGCAATTACATGACGGGCAGGGACGCCAACGCCGGGATGTGCACACATCCATGCAGGTGGAAGTATTCGCTGGTGGAGGAGACAAGACCGGGCGAATATTTCCCTGTGGTTGAGGATGAGCGCGGAACATATTTTTACAACAGCAAGGACTTATGCCTGATAGAATACATCGGTGAGCTTGTGAAGGCCGGTGTTAAGAGCATTAAGATAGAGGGCAGAATGAAAAGCGTTATGTATGTGGCGCTTGTTACAGGCGCATACAGACAGGCGCTGGACTGGGCCATGGCCGATCCTGACAGCTACGAAGCCAGAGAGGAATGGGTGCGGATGCTGAAAAGCGTCACCCACCGCAGCTATACGGCGGGCTTTTACAAAGGGGACACTGACAGCAGTTCAATGAACTATGCCAACGCAAACTATATTCAGGAGAGCGAGTTCCTCGGTTCGGTGGAAAACGGGGAGATGCTGGCGAAGAATAAGTTTCTGGCGGGTGAGGAGCTTGAGTTTGTGACACCTTTTCTGGAGGTTCTGCCTTATAAGGTGACTAATCTGACGGATGAGCAGGGCGCGCCTGTTGAGGGCACAAGGCCGAACTACCGCTACAGCATGGAACTGCCTGACGAACTGCCCGACGGGAGTATTCTGAGAAGATGGAAAGTATAA
- a CDS encoding O-methyltransferase, with protein MRNDILIPGILEYIRSTVRAKNEDMHDYAKKHDVPSVEPETGELLRLLASVLKPASVLEIGSGIGTSTTYIKQGCPKAKITGIDHNPNRIAVAKTLCIELENVEFINESAFTYLNRTNDNYDMVFIDSVKRIYPLMWQTVKTRVNKGGLVIFDDVLLFGMLAMETAEVPRKYRQGRDELLSFIEEIKNDMPASSTLLPVGSGVLLVNF; from the coding sequence ATGAGAAATGATATACTAATCCCCGGTATTCTCGAATACATACGCTCCACCGTAAGGGCGAAAAATGAAGACATGCACGACTATGCCAAAAAACACGATGTCCCTTCCGTGGAACCGGAAACAGGGGAGCTGCTCCGCCTGCTGGCATCTGTGCTGAAACCCGCCTCCGTACTCGAAATAGGCAGCGGAATAGGCACATCCACAACCTATATCAAACAGGGCTGCCCGAAGGCGAAAATAACCGGCATAGACCATAACCCAAACCGAATTGCTGTGGCGAAAACCCTGTGCATCGAACTGGAAAATGTGGAATTCATAAACGAATCAGCATTTACATACCTGAACCGGACAAACGATAACTACGATATGGTGTTCATCGACTCCGTAAAACGGATCTACCCGCTGATGTGGCAGACTGTTAAAACCAGAGTCAACAAAGGCGGACTCGTCATTTTCGATGACGTGCTCCTCTTCGGCATGCTCGCAATGGAAACAGCGGAAGTCCCCCGAAAATACCGCCAAGGCCGCGACGAACTCCTCAGCTTCATCGAGGAAATAAAAAATGATATGCCTGCATCATCAACGCTGCTGCCCGTTGGTTCGGGCGTACTTTTGGTGAATTTCTGA
- the ligA gene encoding NAD-dependent DNA ligase LigA → MESIKEQYDRLVEEIKQHDTNYYVNDAPVITDFEYDQLYRRLLDMEAEHPELVRDDSPSKRVGAPPVEGLENITHEVRMMSLNNTYSDAELDSFIATVYKETLEEPQFAVEPKIDGASVSLVYEGGRLISAATRGDGAVGEDILHNVRTIRAVPLKIKDAQRLIVRGEVYMPVESFNNLNEKREEEGLPLFANPRNSAAGSLKLLDSRECAKRNLSMFAFGLDRGQGDGHFEDLMRLKKLGFRINDMVKLCKTAEEVKEHVAFIRSKRESLSYEIDGAVIKVDNYRLRDRLGMTIKAPKWAIAYKYPAEKAVTRLLGVEFQVGRTGTVTPVAILEPVKVSGSTVGRATLHNMDEVERLGIRIGDYVSLEKGGDVIPKVTGALAERRTGAETEIPLPEKCPVCHHELVREDVAFRCVNPECTGTARGALKHFVARNAMDIRGFGESLIDRLMESGMLKTPADIYTMDYNSLRTMEGLGDKSVDNLLAAVEESRNKPFEKVLFAIGLPSVGVRTAEILAQEFGSIDRLKSATEEELTAVYSIGALVAKDITEALKQPKYINLISSLRDAGLRFEAEKKETGGIFEGQTFLITGTLSRPRTDFEELIKSLGGKIASGVSKNLSYLIAGEKAGSKLEKAEKLSVKVLTEDEFMNMAGRS, encoded by the coding sequence ATGGAAAGTATAAAGGAACAATACGACAGGCTTGTCGAAGAGATTAAACAGCACGACACAAATTACTATGTCAATGACGCTCCGGTGATCACGGATTTTGAATATGATCAGCTTTACAGAAGGCTTCTTGATATGGAAGCGGAGCATCCTGAGCTTGTGCGGGATGATTCGCCCTCGAAACGTGTGGGCGCTCCTCCTGTGGAGGGGCTTGAGAACATCACCCACGAAGTAAGGATGATGAGTCTTAACAACACCTACAGCGATGCGGAGCTGGACAGCTTTATCGCCACTGTTTACAAAGAGACGCTGGAGGAGCCGCAGTTTGCTGTGGAACCGAAGATAGACGGTGCTTCCGTCAGCCTTGTGTACGAAGGCGGCAGACTGATAAGCGCTGCCACAAGGGGGGACGGCGCAGTGGGGGAGGATATTCTCCACAATGTCAGAACCATAAGGGCGGTTCCGCTGAAGATAAAAGATGCGCAAAGGCTTATTGTCCGGGGCGAGGTCTACATGCCTGTGGAATCTTTCAATAACCTCAACGAAAAGCGGGAGGAGGAAGGACTTCCTCTGTTTGCAAATCCGCGTAATTCCGCTGCGGGGAGCCTTAAGCTTCTGGATTCAAGAGAGTGCGCAAAAAGAAACCTGAGCATGTTCGCCTTCGGGCTGGACAGGGGGCAGGGGGACGGACATTTTGAAGACCTCATGCGCCTGAAAAAACTCGGTTTCCGCATCAATGACATGGTGAAGCTCTGTAAAACAGCGGAAGAGGTTAAAGAGCATGTGGCATTTATCCGATCAAAAAGGGAAAGCCTCAGCTACGAGATAGACGGAGCGGTCATTAAGGTGGATAACTACCGCCTCCGAGACAGGCTTGGGATGACCATAAAAGCCCCGAAATGGGCAATAGCATACAAATATCCGGCGGAAAAAGCCGTTACAAGGCTTCTCGGAGTTGAGTTTCAGGTCGGCCGAACGGGAACAGTGACTCCGGTTGCCATACTTGAGCCTGTGAAGGTCAGCGGAAGCACAGTCGGAAGAGCCACGCTCCACAACATGGACGAGGTGGAGAGGCTGGGGATCAGAATCGGCGATTATGTGAGCCTCGAAAAGGGCGGTGACGTTATCCCGAAGGTGACGGGCGCATTGGCGGAGAGAAGAACAGGGGCGGAAACGGAGATACCGCTCCCTGAAAAATGCCCTGTCTGTCACCATGAGCTTGTGCGGGAGGATGTGGCGTTCAGATGCGTCAACCCTGAGTGCACAGGCACTGCGAGGGGCGCACTGAAGCACTTTGTCGCACGTAATGCCATGGATATACGGGGTTTCGGCGAATCTCTCATAGACAGGCTTATGGAATCGGGTATGCTGAAAACTCCGGCGGATATTTACACCATGGATTATAACTCTCTGAGAACTATGGAAGGTCTTGGGGATAAATCGGTGGATAACCTCCTCGCCGCAGTTGAGGAGAGCAGGAACAAGCCTTTCGAGAAGGTGCTTTTTGCCATAGGGCTTCCCTCCGTGGGTGTGCGCACGGCGGAAATACTCGCGCAGGAGTTCGGCAGCATAGACAGGCTCAAATCTGCAACTGAGGAAGAGCTCACAGCGGTTTACTCCATAGGCGCACTTGTGGCAAAGGATATAACCGAGGCACTGAAACAGCCGAAATATATTAATCTTATCAGTTCCCTGCGTGATGCCGGACTCCGCTTCGAGGCGGAAAAGAAGGAAACAGGCGGAATATTCGAGGGGCAGACATTCCTGATAACCGGAACTCTCAGCCGTCCGAGGACTGACTTTGAAGAGCTTATAAAATCGCTCGGCGGAAAAATAGCAAGCGGAGTGAGCAAAAATCTGTCATATTTAATTGCGGGTGAAAAGGCCGGAAGCAAGCTGGAAAAGGCGGAAAAACTCAGTGTCAAGGTTCTGACAGAAGATGAGTTTATGAACATGGCCGGACGGAGCTGA
- the fliG gene encoding flagellar motor switch protein FliG, with amino-acid sequence MSLSSSGIRKAAAVLIALGEEISSSIFAHLDDDEVQEISKEIAMTKIIPPEEMDETIEEFYNMMLAKKFIAKGGLEYAKSVLVKSLGPERARKIIDRLTKMMEQSSGFEFLTKIDPKQLAKFIQTEHPQTIALILAHLDPSHAAESLAQLPEELKAEITLRIANLQDISPTVVKTLSRVLEERFESLSSYNVEVGGVKSVAEIFNRMDRVTSKATLEKLEKEAPELVAAIRDMMFVFEDIRELNDVAIQEILKKADKKALTLALKGADDDTKERFFRNMSKRAVETMREEMDYMGPVKLKEVEKAQHEIVAIVRELDEEGVINLGGGEEEQYV; translated from the coding sequence ATGAGTCTTTCCAGTTCAGGCATCAGAAAAGCCGCAGCGGTGCTTATAGCCCTCGGCGAGGAAATTTCATCCTCTATTTTCGCTCATCTTGATGATGACGAGGTGCAGGAGATCTCAAAAGAGATCGCCATGACTAAGATCATCCCCCCTGAGGAGATGGACGAAACCATAGAAGAATTTTACAACATGATGCTTGCTAAAAAGTTCATCGCCAAGGGCGGTCTTGAATACGCGAAAAGCGTTCTTGTCAAGTCTCTCGGTCCTGAACGCGCAAGGAAGATTATTGACCGCCTCACCAAAATGATGGAGCAGTCCAGCGGCTTTGAATTCCTTACTAAAATCGATCCCAAACAGCTTGCAAAATTCATACAGACCGAACACCCGCAGACAATCGCGCTTATCCTTGCCCACCTTGACCCCAGCCATGCCGCGGAGTCTCTGGCGCAGCTTCCGGAGGAGCTGAAGGCGGAGATAACGCTGAGGATAGCGAACCTTCAGGATATTTCGCCCACGGTTGTAAAAACCCTGTCCAGAGTGCTTGAGGAAAGGTTTGAATCCCTGTCCTCATACAATGTTGAAGTGGGCGGTGTTAAGTCTGTGGCCGAAATATTCAACCGTATGGACAGAGTGACCAGCAAGGCCACGCTGGAAAAACTGGAGAAGGAAGCGCCGGAGCTTGTTGCTGCGATACGCGATATGATGTTCGTATTCGAGGATATCAGAGAGCTTAACGATGTTGCCATTCAGGAAATCCTTAAGAAAGCTGATAAAAAGGCTCTTACCCTTGCCCTCAAGGGTGCTGATGATGATACTAAGGAACGCTTCTTCAGAAACATGTCCAAACGCGCCGTGGAAACAATGCGCGAAGAGATGGACTACATGGGCCCTGTCAAGCTCAAGGAAGTGGAAAAGGCTCAGCACGAGATTGTCGCCATTGTACGCGAACTCGACGAAGAAGGGGTTATCAACCTCGGCGGCGGAGAGGAAGAGCAGTACGTTTAA
- a CDS encoding MotE family protein, translating into MNKPLLTALLVLTAVLTAQAQSIVDIQSLAARLEAKEQELNKKETALADKEKRLKALEEELIAKENELNAIKDTISKRLNEVQSSEDKNLDALARIYSSTKPKSAAEIFVKMDTDKAVQLIRRIPPMNAGKIMAALGKIDAEKASQITEKLTPEKVNLGQ; encoded by the coding sequence ATGAATAAACCGTTACTCACGGCGCTTTTGGTATTAACCGCTGTGCTCACCGCACAGGCACAGAGCATTGTGGATATTCAGAGCCTCGCTGCAAGGCTTGAGGCTAAGGAGCAGGAACTGAACAAAAAAGAAACTGCTCTGGCGGATAAGGAAAAACGCCTGAAAGCCCTTGAGGAAGAGCTTATCGCAAAAGAGAACGAGCTCAACGCCATCAAGGACACAATAAGCAAAAGGCTGAACGAGGTTCAGTCCAGCGAGGATAAAAACCTAGATGCCCTCGCCAGAATATACTCCTCCACCAAACCGAAATCAGCGGCGGAAATTTTCGTGAAGATGGACACGGACAAGGCTGTTCAGCTTATCCGCAGGATTCCCCCCATGAACGCAGGCAAAATAATGGCCGCTCTCGGCAAAATTGACGCTGAAAAAGCATCCCAGATAACGGAAAAACTCACTCCAGAAAAGGTAAATCTCGGTCAGTAA
- the fliJ gene encoding flagellar export protein FliJ, translated as MNAKFRLEKVLEHRERIFELEKNKLAEFESRLRTLTAQLTDMLETEKQKHAEKEEAKISGQMQFVRMYDAYILKLEGHRKTMERMVHDARLVVERQKKKTVQAMNNHKIMLKLKEKHVKDYSAYLDKEEMKMIDELIVSRSGRNE; from the coding sequence ATGAACGCCAAATTCAGGCTGGAAAAGGTTCTGGAGCACAGAGAACGCATCTTTGAACTGGAGAAGAACAAGCTGGCGGAGTTTGAGTCAAGGCTCCGCACACTTACCGCTCAGCTTACTGATATGCTTGAGACCGAAAAGCAGAAGCATGCCGAAAAGGAAGAAGCCAAAATAAGCGGACAGATGCAGTTCGTGCGCATGTACGATGCTTACATCCTCAAGCTTGAAGGGCACAGAAAAACCATGGAGCGCATGGTGCATGATGCCCGTTTAGTGGTGGAGCGGCAGAAAAAGAAAACAGTTCAGGCCATGAACAACCACAAAATTATGCTGAAACTCAAGGAAAAGCATGTCAAGGACTACTCCGCCTATCTGGATAAGGAAGAGATGAAGATGATAGATGAACTCATAGTTTCAAGGAGCGGCAGAAATGAATAA
- a CDS encoding FliH/SctL family protein encodes MSRKIVGKNRQKGLKEMDITSFGDVERGEKVFTLEKLKDTNAVSGEIPFLFASFDTAVNLGKARIVGDSSVYLDKHHKPDPEPEAKPEPGKEEPKEFSETVFKEAEIKEEPPVMDEEKLQELLKAEYERAYNDGYKKGMLEAAENSRKQYNKEKNDYIEMLQGAYKEVISRAGVFSSAVKELDSALPEMLTHFLETLIGAERKVNGRLIVSVIKKSLDSLHELSRVVFRVNPDDLDTVRQAFPDYDSVADPAITQGGLRIDTSIGEMDYTIETMLENFKKLIYEELESTQTDKR; translated from the coding sequence ATGTCCAGAAAAATCGTCGGCAAAAACAGACAGAAAGGGCTCAAGGAAATGGACATCACCAGTTTCGGTGATGTGGAGCGCGGAGAAAAGGTTTTTACGCTTGAAAAGCTTAAGGATACTAATGCCGTCAGCGGCGAGATCCCGTTTCTTTTCGCCAGCTTCGACACAGCAGTCAACCTCGGCAAGGCGCGCATAGTCGGCGATTCGTCTGTTTATCTGGACAAACATCATAAGCCCGACCCTGAACCCGAAGCCAAGCCTGAACCCGGAAAAGAGGAGCCCAAGGAGTTTTCCGAAACCGTTTTCAAAGAAGCGGAGATAAAGGAAGAGCCTCCGGTTATGGATGAGGAGAAGCTTCAGGAACTCCTGAAAGCCGAATACGAAAGGGCATACAATGACGGCTACAAAAAGGGTATGCTTGAGGCGGCGGAAAACTCCAGAAAGCAGTATAATAAAGAGAAAAACGACTATATAGAAATGCTTCAGGGCGCTTATAAAGAGGTAATATCCCGCGCGGGTGTCTTTTCTTCCGCTGTGAAGGAACTGGACAGCGCACTGCCCGAAATGCTCACTCACTTCCTTGAAACCCTTATCGGTGCGGAAAGAAAAGTGAACGGGCGGCTTATCGTCTCTGTCATTAAAAAGAGCCTTGACAGTCTGCATGAGCTCAGCCGTGTGGTTTTCAGGGTAAACCCCGATGATCTGGATACGGTGAGGCAGGCATTTCCCGACTATGATTCCGTGGCTGACCCTGCAATAACTCAGGGCGGACTCAGGATAGACACCAGCATAGGGGAGATGGACTACACTATAGAAACCATGCTGGAGAATTTTAAGAAGCTGATCTATGAAGAACTTGAATCGACTCAGACAGATAAACGCTAA
- the fliF gene encoding flagellar basal-body MS-ring/collar protein FliF translates to MALQDVVTQFKDIFEKLTLVQKISIGAALAAVLVTLGVLIIWANRPVYKTLYANMNSDDAPLVIQKLKEGNVPYRLKEGGGTVEVPQELVYDTRLELAREGLPKGGGAGFELFDKSSYGMTEFLQDVNYQRALQGELARTISSLNEIEEARIHLTIPKNRLFISEEESAKAAVVIKLKRGAELNREQVKAISSLVSGSVKGLIPENVQVVDTTGRLLSDFLGEENSPVMMTQTQLEYQKRIERELESKLYGILSRTLGETGAVAKVTAEIDFSKRETSKEEFGREPVIRSSENIETISTNAPGGPQGVPGVESNLAEPQVLGGNTNSSYEHTEERSNFEIDKTVTKEIKAFGTIKKISVAVVVDNKNVFRKDEATGNQITESVPRTQEELNSIRALVATAVGFDQARGDQVEVNNISFDTSAQQQEQLLLQREKTVELITIASKYALAVIILLLFYFAVVRRILKKLDKTVTYNDDGTITVTSALDSVDVTLKGSAGFPKTLEELEREVEQELDESIPMNTDAVKSKVMLKKIEEFCEEDPEGAANIIKSMLKG, encoded by the coding sequence ATGGCACTTCAAGACGTCGTAACTCAGTTTAAAGATATTTTTGAGAAACTGACTCTTGTTCAGAAAATTTCCATCGGCGCCGCATTAGCAGCGGTGCTTGTTACTCTGGGTGTCCTTATCATCTGGGCAAACAGACCCGTCTACAAAACCCTTTATGCCAATATGAACTCTGACGATGCCCCTTTGGTTATTCAGAAACTGAAAGAGGGTAATGTTCCGTACAGGCTTAAGGAAGGCGGAGGCACGGTGGAAGTTCCGCAGGAGCTGGTTTATGACACGAGGCTGGAACTCGCCCGTGAAGGTCTGCCCAAAGGCGGCGGAGCAGGGTTTGAGCTTTTCGACAAGTCATCCTACGGAATGACCGAATTCCTGCAGGATGTAAACTATCAGCGTGCGCTTCAGGGCGAACTGGCCAGAACGATCAGCAGCCTTAACGAAATAGAAGAGGCAAGAATACACCTTACCATTCCCAAAAACAGGCTTTTCATATCCGAAGAGGAATCCGCCAAGGCCGCAGTGGTTATTAAGCTCAAAAGAGGGGCTGAACTCAACCGCGAGCAGGTTAAGGCGATAAGCTCCCTCGTCTCCGGCTCCGTGAAGGGGCTTATTCCTGAAAATGTGCAGGTTGTGGACACCACAGGAAGACTCCTGAGCGATTTTCTCGGTGAGGAAAACTCACCCGTGATGATGACTCAGACTCAGCTTGAATATCAGAAAAGGATTGAACGCGAGCTTGAATCCAAGCTCTACGGCATTCTCAGCAGAACACTCGGTGAAACCGGAGCGGTTGCCAAAGTTACCGCAGAGATTGACTTCTCCAAAAGGGAAACCAGCAAAGAGGAGTTCGGGCGCGAGCCTGTTATCCGCTCATCCGAAAACATAGAAACCATAAGCACAAATGCTCCCGGAGGCCCGCAGGGTGTGCCGGGGGTTGAGTCAAACCTCGCCGAGCCGCAGGTGCTGGGCGGAAACACCAACTCATCATACGAACATACGGAAGAGCGCTCAAACTTTGAAATAGACAAAACAGTCACAAAGGAAATCAAGGCTTTCGGAACAATCAAGAAGATTTCCGTTGCGGTTGTTGTGGACAACAAGAATGTGTTCCGCAAAGACGAGGCAACAGGAAACCAGATAACCGAAAGTGTTCCCAGAACGCAGGAGGAACTGAACTCGATCCGCGCACTTGTCGCCACCGCTGTCGGCTTTGATCAGGCAAGGGGCGATCAGGTAGAGGTCAACAACATATCGTTTGATACCTCCGCACAGCAGCAGGAGCAGCTTCTGCTCCAGAGAGAGAAAACAGTGGAACTCATAACCATAGCATCCAAATATGCCCTTGCGGTCATTATTCTGCTCCTGTTCTACTTTGCCGTGGTCAGGCGCATACTCAAAAAACTGGACAAAACTGTCACCTACAACGACGACGGCACAATCACGGTTACCTCCGCGCTTGATTCTGTGGATGTAACCCTGAAAGGCAGCGCCGGATTCCCCAAAACCCTCGAAGAGCTTGAGCGTGAGGTTGAACAGGAGCTTGACGAAAGCATACCAATGAATACTGACGCCGTTAAGTCCAAGGTAATGCTTAAGAAGATAGAGGAATTCTGCGAAGAGGACCCCGAAGGCGCGGCAAATATTATAAAATCCATGTTGAAAGGTTGA
- a CDS encoding pyruvate, water dikinase regulatory protein, with the protein MKRIYILSDGTGQSALNIMKAALLQFEDPQVKFTIYSMVDKLDKLKAILEHARVDNGFVAFTTVIKEFRETIHKFCHENGILHYDILGPPIDKLEEFLGRKAMESPGVLRKVDEKYFKRIDAVEFTLSHDDGKIVTGLDEADIIVLGLSRTSKTPTSFFLAQQGFKVVNIPLVPEVPIPEEVFKVDPNKVVCLIMDPEVLQKVRTARLKHYKTQSKYNDMRKIFEEVEFVYELIRKNRRWHIVDTTNKSIEETAREIIHSVFGRDMEL; encoded by the coding sequence TTGAAGCGTATTTACATACTGTCTGACGGAACAGGGCAGAGCGCCCTTAATATAATGAAGGCGGCACTCCTCCAGTTTGAGGATCCGCAGGTGAAGTTCACCATATATTCCATGGTGGACAAGCTGGACAAGCTTAAGGCTATTCTGGAGCATGCGCGGGTTGATAATGGTTTTGTGGCTTTCACAACTGTTATCAAGGAGTTCCGAGAAACTATCCATAAATTCTGTCATGAAAACGGTATTCTTCATTACGATATTCTTGGGCCTCCCATCGACAAGCTTGAGGAGTTCCTCGGAAGAAAGGCAATGGAGAGTCCCGGTGTTCTCCGCAAGGTGGATGAGAAGTACTTCAAGCGTATCGATGCGGTGGAGTTCACCCTCAGCCATGATGACGGTAAAATAGTCACCGGGCTGGATGAGGCGGATATAATAGTCCTCGGCCTTTCCAGAACATCAAAGACACCCACCTCCTTCTTCCTTGCTCAGCAGGGGTTTAAGGTGGTCAATATACCTCTCGTGCCGGAAGTGCCTATCCCTGAGGAGGTTTTTAAGGTTGACCCTAACAAGGTCGTCTGCCTCATCATGGACCCGGAAGTGCTCCAGAAGGTGCGCACGGCAAGGCTTAAGCATTATAAGACACAAAGCAAGTATAACGATATGCGCAAGATCTTCGAGGAGGTTGAGTTCGTCTATGAACTGATCCGCAAAAACAGAAGGTGGCATATTGTTGACACGACAAATAAATCAATCGAAGAAACGGCAAGGGAGATAATCCACTCCGTCTTCGGGCGGGATATGGAGCTTTAG